In the genome of Parus major isolate Abel chromosome 3, Parus_major1.1, whole genome shotgun sequence, the window TCTTTGCCATTTCCAGGTGCCTTTTGTAGTCTTGAATAAGTAAAACTATATACTGGTTCCTTCTTTGATTATGTAATTTCATAAAAAGCAACCACTTCATATCGAACTTCAAATGTTATTTTGAGAAATGAACAGTTCTGCTTAGCCAAGGTTTCTTAGGaacaaataagcaaaaacaaaaaatgtgatgcacaagaaaggaaagtaaaggaaattggttttccttccttttcactCCATGACTAAAGATATCCAGAAACAAACTCTTTAAACATAAAACACTACAGTGACTACATGTAACAATCAACGTCACCTTCAGAATATCACCAAGCTTATTTTCCAACACGCTCTTAGATGGAATGTTCCATCTCCACTTTCTAGATAGATCTCAAGTACATCAGGCAACTGCAAGTTCTTTTTGCCTGCCTCTCATCTTAACCTCATTCACCATGACATGCAAATGGAACAAATCAAAACTACAATAGAAAATTATTGTTACCTTAATTGGGGCAGCAATTTCTTCTACTtgatgaattttttctttcacttcttctaattttttttcagctgcttggagaatatttttccgttcttccatttctctgctttgtaGCTGCATGTCTTGTTTTACACTCTCCATCCTActcttattttcttcagcttcttcttGCTGTCAAAATGTATTAAAGTTAAGAATAATAAAAGGAGACACATTTGTAAACTACTGtaccagatttttattttactctcaATATTAAAGTACAGTATTACATGAAGTATTAACTCCAGTAAGAGTAGGAGCAGCTCAATGTAAAAGGAAGAGACTGACAGATCTTGTAGGAGACCACTAAATCAAACTGCCAAATAAAAGTGTAACTTCCTATTTATTGACTGAAAATTAAGAGGATTTTATTTGGGAGTCGTGATGAAAAGACTGAGAAGAACAAGGTAATTTCAACTTCCCTCTGGTTCTGTGGTCAATATACATCCAATATACAGTGCAATGCAGGAAGAGAAAGTGGATTGTTGTTATCTCCTACAAACTAACACTGTTCCTAATGAATTATTATCATAAAtactttttcattcaaaaagacaaatattgCAAAACCcgaggaggaaaaataaatcaaatcactcaatttacagaaatatttaaattatggCAAGTGTTATGTTCCTCACTACCCAACTTTGCTTATTTCAAAACACTGCCAACATTAAAAGACATTATTCATGTGTTGATTAGACATAATTGGATAATCTATTCTTACTAATATATGGATGTCCGCTGACTGGTGCTCTTCCACGTTTTCAAGATCTGCTatctctgcttttgctgttcGTACTTTTACCTgagaagataaagaaaatacatgctCTGGAGTTCAACTAAAGAGAAAAGTTCACATTTGTTCATTTAAGTCATCACAGGAAAGAAGATCCTTGCATTTTTTAGTTTCATTAGTGACTAACAAGAGACACAACTCTTCACACCCACCTGTGGAATTAATTTCCATGAGATATAACTTGCTCTGAAACTCATGCACTTTAATTCATTAAAAGTTACCATATTTCCATTCAGTGTGACAAttgaataaaatacttttttttttttctccaagtatTTATCTTCAGTATTTCAGACCACATGCCTGGGTTTTTGCTGCTTCTTACTTATAATTTACTGAATATAACCTTACATAGTATCTATTAGTTTGCACTGCCTATCTGGAGCACCATTGGCCACCACAAATACATATCCTACCTAGAAGTACCAGAGACCACAGAAAGGAGTCTAACAGCTGTAAAAtggtttataaataaattaaaatgaagaaaacttaaagaagaaatattcagCATATCAAGATGGGCTAAGAACATACCAGAAGAACATGAAGATAAACAAGATGCTAGGAATGTACAAGGctcaacagaaataaaggaggGACAAGCATTGTATGATGGAAGTGTCTTTGTAACAACTTACTACTAGTGTCAAAAAGAGCAATAGAAATTTGCAAGATTTAACACAAGGGTGGGGAAAGACACCAAACAGAAACAAGAGCACGTGCTAGGATTCATGTGGCCTCTATCATGCTGTCCTCATAAGAGCatacaacagaaataaaaaccatgaaagcaaacaacaaaagtaagaagaaaaattaaaaactatcAGGGACTCCAAAGAGATTGCAGAAGTCAAAATGAAATAGGGGAAGACTAAGGAGTTTCTAAAAACCAACACGGTACCTATTTTTACCTGTAGCTGTTTTTGGTGTCTCCGATGACCATGGAGATGATCTTCATTCTGCCTAATCTCATTTTCAATGGAATGCAAGCGTTGCTGAGACGTTGTCAACTGTgcccttttattttcaatttctttatcCAAATGACTTTATAAACAAAGTGATATTGAGATGTTAGATACTATTTgagacacacacatacagaaatacacaaataaaagtTACTTGCATGACAAGACAAAGGGTAAAAATGCGCTCCTTTTTAACTAGCCTACATCACTCCCCATAGCAAAATTGGTAACAGAATGCCTGTAACACTTTGAAAGTTAAGATAATCTTTGAGAGAAATTCATTACCTACTGATACGAACAAACTACAGTTAACTGACACATTTAAAACTTTTGAGtttgtagaaataaattttaacattCAATTCAGTTTATACCATCAGCTATGAATACTAAAATTACTTAATATGATTCCAATAAAATCTGAGCCTCAAAATTAAAGTATTCTATTGTCACAAGTTTCCTTGGTGACAGTTGAAGTTTGCAATCTTTGAAGtacatttcactttttcaaCTACCATTTTGAAAgcaatgagagaaaaaaaccctaaaaatgtAAGAGGTGAGGGAATTCTCAGAGATATCTACCATGAATGAAGTCAAAGGCCTGAGGAAACACAGATGCAAAGTTTGAAACCAGTAGGAGGATGTGCACTAACTTTGGTTTGAATAGTCAGGTCTCCCTTGCAGTAAGCTATAACACCACTGTtcaaatattgtatttttaaagaaacaactTTTGACTCCATACTCTTTTTGACCAAGCATAAAAAAGAAGATAGCTAGATTTCCTGGAGTATTGAGCACTGAAAATCCCTACTTGGTGGGCAAGACCTACATGCAACAAGCTAAAGATAACTAGATACAACACAAGTTTGTCCCTATCACAGAAAGACATTGATTTTCTAGAATTCTCAAAAAAGGAAGTGTAaatctcagaaagaaaatggagacaCTAGAGAGTAGTGTACATGCCAACAGACAAATATGCAATTCCACTATTCATGCCAACGAGTGCACTTTTTACAAACACGTTACAAGATGCTAACCTGATTTCTGCTTCAAGATCTTGACTTAGGAACTTGGGTCTGACAAAATTGGAAGAGTAATACCGTCGTTCAAACACCTGATCACCTTCAGCAGTGAAAGCTTCTTTACAGTTTTTTGGGGGCCGATTGCACTGCATTACTTCACGAGCCCTACggttattctgaaaaataaaatggcattATAATACCAGCAGAAAATCAACCATAAATAAAgataagaatttaaaagttgTCTAGATATTTTcacccagaaatattttcaattctcaatgaaaagaaatatagTAATTAAAGAATGTGAAAATTATCTGTAACGTCAATAATCTACTTTTCTTAGTTGAGTAAGACATTTATGTTCTCAAGAACCCACTAAGTTTAATTGGCCATTTATTTGTGAATTCTGCAGTCTAATCAGTCCCTTATAATTCgccttggggaaaaaaaaaatcattaaccAGAAGGTCACTATGCACAGATATACTCAAATGTTAAAAGTAGAATAAACAGAGGAAACAAGCTTCCAAAGCAAGGTATGAAGGACATCAAACAACATTGAATTGAAATTCGGGGAGACATGttagtaaaaaaacccaacactgGCAGTGCCAGACTAAGTGGTCACATGTGCCTTTGTCCAAGGCAACCATGTTATCCATTCTGATGTATCCtattttacacagaaaactTCTTTCAGATTCAGCTGAAACTGTTCAGGTAGGGTTCAAAGATAATGATGTTAAGAAAATCCCTGGTTAGTTCAGGCAGAGGGGGAAGAACAATTCCAACATTCCTGCCATAAGAAAAGCCTACAAGGTTCACATGTTATGTATCCCACTCAGTGACAGCCAAGCTTCATAAACAGTCAGTTTTGCTTCAGACAGAGCATGAACTGCCTCTTTCCAGTAAGAATGTCAGAGGATAAACTGGGACAACAGattttggaggaaaataaaattcacaaaaaGTAAGGATCATTAGCTCTGCTTACTTAGAGAATACCACGCCTTTGTAAAAACATAACACACCTTATTTTCAACTTTGAACATTTTACCTGTAATCTAATCTGTGAGCTCATATCTTCAGTACtaacagaaaatcaaaaatcaaTTAAGATCAGAAATCAGATAGTGCCAGAAAATTTAGTTACCAGCTCTAGATACAACTGGTAGGGCGGGCTGCAAATTTTGGTAACTCCTGGACTacccaaaaccagcacatccTGAACCCACAAATTAACAGAGAGACATGAGATAAAGCCAGCAGTCAGGCCCTATTACACACACATGGACCATTCAGACTGGGAAACTACAGCACTTAGAGGCCCAGAAAGGTAGTGGCAAACAACCCAGAAACTAACAGGAAAGGTCCTGAAACACATGGGGCAGAGAGGGGAGCAAAACTTCCTCTACCTCTTTTATCCATTAGAGACACTACCAGTGAAGGTGTCATAAATGCTCCACATGTTTCTTTAAAGATCAAAAGGCAGCATAAAGCCTTACTTTAATCAGCAGGACTGTTTCTATACCCCTCATATCGATCAAGCAATTGGCAACCACTGGATTATCTATTTCCAATGCTGTCAGAACTGACGGGAATTCTGGATGGTGAACagatctctgaaaaaaaaaaaaaatagcattcaTAAAACTCATGTgagattcttaaaaaaaaaattaccaataGTTCTTTTCAATCATCAAGGCTAAAcaacaaaattcaaaacataCTTACCTCTGACTAGTATcataaattttattctgaaatttatttacaattatttgAGGTCTATGTCCACGTGCATAATATTTTGACATCAGTAACTGAAGAGTTCTTTCATCGCTATGATTATCACAGCAAAACGCCTGAAGTAGGCTTTTTAAACAGGATTCGATAGCCAAGATCAGTTCAGGATCTTTTGGATGAATCAAAGcacctaaataaaaataagaagcaaGGCTTAAGATGCTGTGTTCCATGACAAAACATTCAGTAGGGCATTTTTACCACTCAAGGATCTTGTGTTGTTGTattgcaggtttttttaagagtctaaaataaacctttcttacaggcagaataaaaaattaagaggTTGACTAAAAGTTGAAAGACTCTACAACAGACCTGAGAACACTAATATATAATTTCTCTGCCTAGAGACACCTACACATAGTTGGAGGcctgtgttttcttccattaGGGTACCAATTTTATGGCAGCTTAGCAGAAATGCATCAAGGCAAAGATAGCTTATCAACAATTTAATGCTTTAACAATGAAGGCAGTGGAACTGTACTGCAAATTAAACCAACATGAAGATTTCCATTATATCATCTGTCTTCGACAGCACACATTTGTACATTCTTACCCTGCAGTAAATGCCATGTACTTTACATCCAGAATATGCTGAAACCTTTCCTCCCATTCACAAACTGAAAGTATCAGCCATTATCAGTGCTGAACAGAAGACAGATAAAAGCAGGCCTCCCAAGAAAATCTCAGTTGGGTCTGTCTGACTTGTTCCATGCAAAACATCTCAAATTTGACAAACCCTCGAGTCAGTCACTGGACATTTTGAACAAAATCTGTCCAAGATCTGGACAGTGCTATCTACTGAGGAAGAAGCACTCAAAGCACAGTTCTCTGATGCTTTGAGTGTGTTGGGGATTTGGAGGGATGCACTGGAAGTTTACCACTGTACAACACCTCAacaaaaacagctggaaaatgaggaaGGCCAGTAGCTGTTAGTGAGTGCCTGACAGAAGCAAAAGGTAACCTACCAGGATAAAACCTTTAGTACAGgaagtacagaagaaaaaagctctttaaagAACAAAGTTTCCCTGAAAGACCACTATTACCCATTAGCAGCCATACAAAAATATCCTatgagaaaatatgttttaggAATTATTCTTACCTAAAGGTCCAAGAGGTTTCTTTCTAAAGCGTCCTTGTTTATGGGCTACTTCAAGTGCTTCAAGAAATGCTGGTACATGTGGTCCAAATCTTTTCAAAGTGTTTGTTTTACTATCTTTCAGGTCTCTCAACTGTTTCTGCTGGGCATCCAGTGCTTGTTGCACTTCACTTCTTTCTCTCCTAagataacagatttttttcagtagttaTAGAGCTTAAAGTGcactaaaataattataaagCCTTGTTTTTCAATTACTAATAGCACTGTGTATCAAGAAGTCAGTAGTTCAATGTAAAGCTATGTACACACATGCAATTATTTTATGGCTTCaagaaacatgaggaaaaaaaagcaagagagaaaattacTACGTTGCAACAGTTCTACAAGACTTACTTCTAacaaattataataaatttattttatttctaattatatGCTTCAATTTCACTGTCTTCAAAGATCTTCAACAAAACACACAGTAAGCATTTTTTACAATAATTGATAAGAGGCATTTAAACTAATACACCAAGTGCAATAAGGGACAATTCTCAAATCCTTTAATGACATTGCCATAATCCCCTCTAGTAACCATTGCTCAAGTTCATGTTTCCAAATTAAAGCCAGAgtgctttgggtttttctgttttgggtaTGGgctaaaaataatatttgaacCACTTTGCCTCAAAGACTCTGTGAGTCTGCCTTAAGTATAGAAGTAGTAATTACTCCTAAGTGTATCTATTCTCTtgtaatgtgaaaaaaacctggAGCCTAACACCTCATGGATCACAGGTACCTAAGAAGGGATACataaaaaagggattttctcTAACTTGAAACAGAGGCAAACAATTACATTCAAAAAGCATAACTTACCTGAGTCTAGAATGTTCTTCCCTACACTTAGATATAGCCTGCTGAAACTGATCCACCTGCTGATCAATCATTATTTCTTCATCATGGTATGCCTTTAACTGTTCCCTTAGGTATGCAATTCTCCTTTGTCTTTCCAATTTCTCAGGCTCTGAAACCTGATTGGCACTAGAAAAGAACATACatccatattttaaaactatacTGATGCTTTACAAGTGACATGAATTACTTGTAGCATACAGAAGATTTACTCATCAGTTACACTTAAGATTCTGCTAACTTGCAGGATCTACATGGCAATAATGccaattttaaatatttttttttaaatttctaataaCATGTAACTCCCCCTAGCTACATTCCTATTGCATTTAGTTTAAGACATATTTGTTTTGCATTATCGTGGAAGTGAGAGTATCTATTATCACcgaaaacaaaacaaaacaacctcaaaaccaacaaacaaacaaaccccacaaacaagcaaacaaacaaacaagaagccACTTTTGCTACCCAACTGCCTCTTCTTTTGACATTCTAGTCAAAATCTCAGTATGTAAAGAAGCAGGATCAGAAAAATCCAGGTATTTAAGTGGACCCTCCTAAagactaaataaatattttctattactGCAGATTTTCTCATTAATcagaaaagctttcttctttACCACCTAGATCTTAATAAACATACAACATAATCACTGTATCTGTATTTACCAGCTTTTCAGTTCTTCAATTCGTTTACATAGCTGTGTACTGTCTTTTTCCAGACGTTTTAACTCTGTTTTGGAACGATTACAAATGATCTATCAAGGAAACAGGATACAGTAGTTTAAGaactagaaataatttctgaaggaACTACAGTTTTGAGTAAATACTGAACTGCACCAAACCAGACAAACATAACttgattttcaaaaattacatttatgtATTGATTTTGATCTAAGCTTAACACCGTTTAGTAACTATGTAAAGACACAAATGCCAGGGCCCCCAAACAGACACTACCTGCCAGTCAGGCAGGAAATTGCACCTTCTCTGAACTCCACTAAGGACTCAAGAAGCAAAAACACAGGTGCAGAATTACAGATGGGTAAAGCATGGACAAGTTTAAAGCTTTAAACTGACTTTGAactttgaaagaattttttttgcctaCCTCAGTTTCATtgactgcttttctttttgcctgcACTTCAGCCTTCAAAGAAATATACTGAGGATGAAGGGCTTGTGCTTCTTCACTTACTGTTATCAATTTGTCTTGTATTgctttgtactttttttctgcttcattcaCTTTTGCCTTTggtgaaaaaacaacaaaacaagtaGTAATGGAAcgaaattttcttcaaaaaaccTCTTAATGTAACAGGACAAATATCTCTCAAAAGGATCCATCTGACACCTCTCAATTGCCTGAGTTTTGTtgggtttaaaaaaacaaagcaagtcATTGCCACTATGGATATGCTATGATGAAAACTCATAAATGTTCATTCTTGGGAAATGAACAGACTACCAAATCTGTCAtacaaacagctttttttctaTCTCAAATTTTACTCAAACACAGGACTCTTAATACAGTAAGGTCAAGTACCATGATATCAAAAGAAATCAGTGTCTAGACAATGTTCCTTCATCACTACATAGACATGAAAGCAAAAATGCCTCAATTGTGAAActaatactttttaaaagaaagaaaataaataaaaacattttttaaaaatgaaattacatgCTAACAAAGAAGGTTTAGAGGAGTATTTATAGACTAAAATGTTTTGGGgctattcagcctggagaagtggAGGTTGCATGAAGACCTCATAGCACCCTTTCAGTATCTGAAGTGGGGCCTACAAATAAGCTGGAGAGGGGCTCTTCATTATCTGTGTTGATACAACAGGGAAAAATTGGTTTGAACTGcaagaggggaaatttaggttagacATATGGAATGAATTCTTTACTGTGGAGATAAcgaggcactggcacaggctgcccagagaagctgtggatgccccatccctggaagtgctcagtgccaggtgggatggggctttgagcagtGTGACCCAGTGGAagatgtctctgcccatggcagggagggtggaactggatgatctttaaggtctcttcccacccaaactattctatgattctggaTTCAAAATAATGATGCCCATTTATCTGcacaaaatgtgtttcataTGCAAATGATAATGACAATTGAATGAAATgacaatgaaattaaatgacaaaattattctttcttgcCACGTACAAAAGTCATAAGAACCATCCCAAAGTTTCCATAGGTCCACTGAAATCACTGATCATTTCTAAAGGTAGTGATACTCAAGAAAACCTTCACGACCGATTTCTGATTTGGGGGTGACTACAGGTAGAGTGATATATGGTTTAGACCACATTTGTACCTGGCAGTCTTCTACCTTCTGAAGGAACTCTGTATTTCCTTCTTCAGCTCTGATGCCTTCTTTGAGCAgctctatttctttttccatctcacTCACCTAAAGAGAAGTCTATATTAGCATATCCACAGCAGACTGGGAATGAAGCACATTTCACataaacaaacatattttatcAAGACATTTACCACTGCCCACGCCATTTGATGTTTCAAATCTTTGAGACGACTTTGCATGTCATTCACAAATGcaatgcttttgaaaatttccttcttttccaaataaagcTTCTTAAGTTCTTCAAGAcgcttaaaaaagaaaacagggattCAATCATGACTGCAAAAAGCTGTgatataatataaaattttggaaagatttaggttttttgaaatttaatgtCACTGAAAACTAATAAATCCAAAACTATGCAGTTTAACTCCTGTACTTCCTTCACTACTTATATCTGTCctaataattaatttaacttttacATACCTCTTCCCCTTGTTCTATCTGAACACgggtattttttttagttttcccaATAAATGAATAATCTTCTTTCATTTGTTCCAGCTGAGTTGCCTTcataaaaaactaaaaaggaataaaaagatgCAGACGTGAGATCAGCACCTTGTCTAAATGGACCTTCAATAACTACGACAGACAGACCATTcatcccagcatccctgcaTGCTGAATGATATCCAAAGTGAAAAAACTGGTCAGGTTGTGGTAGTACAACTTCCACCCCCTGCTTGGGCCACAATGTGATATTTGAATTGTTTGTTAGGCTCCAGACTTGATGAAGAGCAGCTGGTTCAGTTCCTCTTGAGTTTATCAGAAACACTCTATACTCCCAGGAACTTTTACTGTCTGACAAGCTTCTTTTTCTAATGAAGAGCCtttgaaacttgtttttcttgcctAACAACCTAAACAGAACAACATTTTTGTTactgaattttcaaagaaagttaCTGACCTGAATTGTGGTCAGGACGAAAAATTACTGTGACTAAAGCCCAGCCTCCTGGTGGTCCTCTTGGGACCTATAAACAATGGTCCCCAATGAGACCCACTGAGCTCTCCTGGACTGCAGTGGGCTGTGACAGCATCTCCCTCTGAGTGAGACACCACTGTGAGCCACAGAACTCTCAAGTTTACTTGGAGGACTGCTGCCAGAAACTGCCAGAGCCTGGGGTGATACCCCCACTCCTCAGGGATCAACCCTTCACCCAACAAGAAGACCCAAAGGCATTTGACATGAGTACTTTTCTGAGCTCCAGGGGAATTCTTCACAGGTATACAACCTGTACATACCCTTTAAGTCTGTTTATACACAAGTATGCATATTGCATAGCAACTGTATTATGAATGTTTCTTAAGATTCTTAAGTACTTAGATTAGTATGAAAATTAGGTCTATGAGTGAGTTACCACTGTGCAACTGTAAATTCAGTAAGAATCTTCTGTTAAACTGTTTAAATCAGGCTACTAATTAAGTACTAATTAAGTACCGTTAAGTTAAAGCACTGTCAAAACCTTTaggcctaaactgctgtcaagACTAGACATAATTTTGGTAAGGGGGTCCTTTCTGAATCTTGTGACTTAATGGGAAGGTCTCCCTTACTCCTTTTTATCCATACCTTTTTACCATTCCAACCTCCATGTAGACCATTTTAggttgattttggttttggattAATTGATTTTAGGTTTTAGTCCAATTTTCCTCTTGTGCATCTATATAAGTAGGAAAGTGAACTTTTGCAAAAAGCTTAGCCACACTTTAATATTAAACCTGCTTTTGCTGATACTTGTGCCAGTACTTTGAGCAACTTAAAACACTCATTTCCAACAGAGAATACTCTGAATAAGAAATTAACTCAGCAGTACCCTAAAATTTAAATGTATCCATCTCTTTAGAGAGAAGAATCTTCAAAAATGTTTGTGCATGTGGATGATTGGTGCAATCAGCTCTGGTTGGAATGGAATTAAATTTCTTTACAGCAACTGTTATGGTAGACATGTTATCAAAACAATACTGACTACACATTCATATTTTAACTGCAGCACTGGGGTCTCCTGTttctccctctgccctcccagTGAATAAATACACTGGCAAGGTGCACAAGACCTCGGGAGAGATACAACCAGGCAGATGATTCAAGCAGCAGGAGATATGCCACCTCAGAAACCATCATTGTGATGATTTAgccacagccactcactcagCCACCCACAGCCACCCACTCACTTTCCCTTGGGGTGTGATCaggaaaagaatcagaaaagtaaaagcaagAAAGCACAGGGGCTGAGATAAAATtgtttaataaagcaaaagctgcataCAGAAGccaagcaaaacaaggaattcatcACTTCCCAGGGCAGTCAGGTGTTCAGCCactcccaggaaagcagggctccatcatgCCTAACAGTGACTTGGGAGGACAAATGCATCATTCAAAACAGCCCCCAATTCCCTCATCTTCCCCCAGCTctatatgctgagcatgatgccatatggtctggGATATCCCTTTTGTCAGCTGGGGTCACTGGCTCTGGATGTGACCCCTCCCAACTCcctgagcacccccagcctccttgctggtgggatgggaaaagaaaaaaaagccttgactctgtgtaagccctgctcagctgttACAAAAACAGTAGTAATGAAAACATCTCCACATTATCAATActattttcagcacaaatccagtgTAGCCCTATACAAGCtgccatgaagaaaattaactctaacccagcccaaaccagcagaTAAGGGAGGGTTTAGGCGGATTAGCCATCTTTTGCTTGGGCACTGGTTGGGCCTCAGTCTTACCAATAGGAGGTGGTAAGTGCCTTtgcaacttttattttgtttcactttctttctccttctagCTTTCCCTTCAGTTATTATACAATTTTTATCTCATccctctaatttatttttctttttacttttactCTTCATTTCCCATTACCCAATCCCAAGCTTGGGGAAGCACAGAAGGAAAGTGAGGGAGTGGTTGTGTGGTATTTAGCTACTTACCTGAGTTAGCCCAAAACAGGTTACTAAAATTaaggaatttgattttttttcccaaatgctaTAAAAATTTTCAATTAGGATTTTAATGTCTTATGACTATGTTAAATTACTCTTCTTACCTTGTACTTGTCACCTTCATTTTTAGTCTGTAAAAACTGTTTGCTCATCTCTTGGGTTAAAACAGACACAGGATTATCTacctgcaaaaataaatcattttcattttattttaattacaagtTACCATGTAACTGCAAATGCAAGAAAGTGAGCACCTTGTTCCAATCTTGCAACTGAGTAATAAGCTAAGGTTCAGAAATCAAGCTCTCTAATCCTTtcaagtctttaaaaaa includes:
- the SMC6 gene encoding structural maintenance of chromosomes protein 6 → MGKRKEESVPNPGSQKRQRKEYTDIHTDDGSASSQLPDGEVGIIESIQLKNFMCHSNLGPFQFGSNLNFVVGTNGSGKSSVLTALIVGLGGKATATNRGSSLKMFIQKGETSADISITLRNQGRDAFKPELYGTSITVNQHINQDGSRTCKLRSKSGSIISSKKEELIGILDHFNIQVDNPVSVLTQEMSKQFLQTKNEGDKYKFFMKATQLEQMKEDYSFIGKTKKNTRVQIEQGEERLEELKKLYLEKKEIFKSIAFVNDMQSRLKDLKHQMAWAVVSEMEKEIELLKEGIRAEEGNTEFLQKVEDCQAKVNEAEKKYKAIQDKLITVSEEAQALHPQYISLKAEVQAKRKAVNETEIICNRSKTELKRLEKDSTQLCKRIEELKSCANQVSEPEKLERQRRIAYLREQLKAYHDEEIMIDQQVDQFQQAISKCREEHSRLRRERSEVQQALDAQQKQLRDLKDSKTNTLKRFGPHVPAFLEALEVAHKQGRFRKKPLGPLGALIHPKDPELILAIESCLKSLLQAFCCDNHSDERTLQLLMSKYYARGHRPQIIVNKFQNKIYDTSQRSVHHPEFPSVLTALEIDNPVVANCLIDMRGIETVLLIKNNRRAREVMQCNRPPKNCKEAFTAEGDQVFERRYYSSNFVRPKFLSQDLEAEISHLDKEIENKRAQLTTSQQRLHSIENEIRQNEDHLHGHRRHQKQLQVKVRTAKAEIADLENVEEHQSADIHILQEEAEENKSRMESVKQDMQLQSREMEERKNILQAAEKKLEEVKEKIHQVEEIAAPIKAELNQAESEVENSKRHLQHYEDKQREHVACVNKHKDLLVSKGKELEEKMAKARQIFSDRIKVSRTVKSLDAEMNRLREKINSESSHRGNREEIIQQFHYAKERYEDASNKVKNLRRFIAVLDEVMTERLKVYRQFLRSLSMQCKLHFEQLLRLRGCSGHIVFDHKNETLSITVQPREEEKAACSDLRSLSGGERSFSTVCFILSLWNISESPFRCMDEFDVYMDMLNRRIAIDMILERADFQRHRQFILFTPLTMSSLPTSPHIRILRMPDPPRDQRTLNFQNRNDRDEDQ